From the Alkalibacter rhizosphaerae genome, one window contains:
- a CDS encoding ATP-binding protein, with protein sequence MKELSLHINDIIENALKAEATLVKLTIVEEPVQNKLLIKISDNGKGMPKEFRSRAMDPFTTSRTTRPVGLGLSLFEASAKRSGGSLKLLSKENVGTVVLARFQYDHIDRAPLGNMVSTITAVILGLNKADFIYVHRIGGETFRLDTREIRQMLGDKVDLNDMEVIRWVRGYVREGLAELEDQR encoded by the coding sequence ATGAAAGAATTGTCACTGCATATCAACGACATCATCGAAAACGCATTAAAAGCCGAAGCCACCCTTGTAAAATTGACCATTGTGGAAGAACCGGTTCAAAACAAACTTCTGATAAAAATCAGCGATAACGGCAAAGGGATGCCCAAGGAATTTAGAAGCAGGGCAATGGATCCGTTCACCACCAGTAGGACGACCAGACCCGTTGGATTGGGTCTTTCTCTTTTTGAAGCATCGGCAAAACGTTCCGGCGGATCCTTGAAATTATTATCCAAGGAAAACGTCGGCACAGTGGTCCTTGCACGTTTTCAGTACGATCACATCGATCGGGCACCTTTGGGGAACATGGTCTCTACCATAACTGCCGTGATCTTGGGATTGAACAAGGCTGATTTTATTTATGTGCATCGAATAGGAGGGGAAACCTTTCGACTGGACACCAGGGAGATCCGACAGATGCTGGGAGACAAGGTGGATTTGAATGACATGGAGGTGATCCGCTGGGTCAGGGGATATGTAAGGGAAGGGTTGGCAGAATTGGAAGACCAACGTTAA